From a single Kitasatospora sp. NBC_00458 genomic region:
- a CDS encoding VOC family protein, producing MSDLATEQNDTGFARLAMVTIDCADPVALAAFYGELLGWETRHVDEQFAILDNPEGGSPLGFGRVNGYRPEPWTEPDGGKHFHLDFYVDDLEETTARALALGATEPTYQHGRTLKVLIDPAGHPFGLAPLES from the coding sequence ATGTCCGACCTCGCCACCGAGCAGAACGACACCGGCTTCGCCCGCCTCGCCATGGTCACCATCGACTGCGCCGACCCGGTCGCGCTGGCCGCCTTCTACGGCGAGCTGCTCGGGTGGGAGACCCGGCACGTGGACGAGCAGTTCGCGATCCTGGACAACCCGGAGGGCGGCAGCCCGCTCGGCTTCGGGCGCGTCAACGGCTACCGTCCGGAGCCCTGGACCGAACCGGACGGCGGCAAGCACTTCCACCTGGACTTCTACGTCGACGACCTGGAGGAGACCACCGCCCGCGCGCTGGCCCTCGGCGCGACCGAACCCACGTACCAGCACGGCCGCACCCTCAAGGTCCTGATCGACCCGGCCGGCCACCCGTTCGGTCTAGCGCCCCTGGAGTCCTGA
- a CDS encoding MarR family winged helix-turn-helix transcriptional regulator has protein sequence MPEMSEQDLAAVSQLRSSAMRLSRRLRHQRVEESLSPTEIGVLGTLARCGKATPGELARKEHVQPPSMTRIVAMLEEKGLVRREPHPEDRRQVVVSSTEEAEAILAESRSRRNAWLAELAQGLDEEEWAVLREAAPVLYKLAHL, from the coding sequence ATGCCCGAGATGTCCGAGCAGGACCTCGCAGCCGTCAGTCAGCTGCGGTCGTCCGCCATGCGCCTCTCCCGTCGCCTGCGTCACCAGCGGGTCGAGGAGTCGCTCAGCCCTACCGAGATCGGAGTGCTGGGCACCCTCGCACGGTGCGGGAAGGCCACGCCGGGTGAGCTCGCCCGGAAGGAGCACGTACAGCCGCCCTCGATGACCAGGATCGTCGCGATGCTGGAGGAGAAGGGCCTGGTGCGGCGCGAGCCGCACCCGGAGGACCGCCGCCAGGTGGTCGTCAGCAGTACCGAAGAGGCCGAGGCGATCCTCGCGGAGAGCCGCAGCCGCCGGAACGCCTGGCTCGCCGAGCTCGCCCAGGGGCTCGACGAGGAGGAGTGGGCCGTCCTCCGCGAGGCCGCGCCCGTGCTCTACAAGCTCGCACACCTCTAG
- a CDS encoding MFS transporter: protein MPRAVAPRGETTVTPPAAASAAAIRTDEPTTDPAAASAAAADTRAPAPTGLPGSGDDDPDERTAADDPAAHGGARPSPAATPAAYPARSLPVTAASATPAVPTAAEPDAAPSKAAPAAGTDSPTGARFTRPGGMFSSLRVRNYRYYFAGQVVSNTGTWMQRIAQDWLVLSLTGSPLAVGITTAMQFLPMLLLGLFGGVLADRMPKRRLLIYTQGAMGLLAAGLAVLTVGGVVTPYYVYVFALLLGLVTVVDNPTRQAFVSEMVGPKDLANAVSLNAANFQTARLVGPAVAGLLIAAVGSGWAFAVNALSFAAVIGGLLAMRPAELRPTAPIAREKGQLREGLRYVKERPELLFPMVLAGFIGTFGFNFPTLLSGFASDTFHVGAGQYGLLNTAMAVGSLTGALIAARRGAPRLRRLVGAALAFGLLEVVAAFAPGYWTFAALLTLIGVFGLSFNTSVNAALQLATEPAMRGRVMGLLVLVFTGGTPIGAPIVGWVTASYGPRLGLLACGLVSALAAGVVGLVLARSADLRLRFDLHPGHGGRVVAFVPRTAAPARSELAAAC from the coding sequence ATGCCACGGGCCGTCGCGCCGCGAGGGGAGACCACCGTGACACCGCCGGCCGCAGCCAGCGCCGCCGCCATCCGTACCGACGAACCGACCACCGACCCCGCCGCGGCGAGCGCCGCGGCCGCCGACACCCGGGCACCCGCTCCGACGGGCCTGCCGGGCAGCGGCGACGACGACCCCGACGAACGCACCGCGGCGGACGACCCCGCCGCTCACGGCGGCGCCCGCCCGTCGCCCGCCGCCACCCCGGCGGCGTACCCCGCCCGGTCCCTCCCGGTGACCGCGGCCTCCGCGACCCCCGCCGTCCCGACGGCCGCGGAGCCGGACGCCGCGCCCTCGAAGGCCGCCCCGGCGGCGGGCACCGACTCGCCGACCGGCGCCCGCTTCACCCGGCCCGGGGGGATGTTCTCCTCCCTGCGCGTGCGCAACTACCGCTACTACTTCGCGGGCCAGGTGGTGTCCAACACCGGCACCTGGATGCAGCGGATCGCCCAGGACTGGCTCGTGCTCAGCCTCACCGGCAGCCCGCTCGCCGTCGGCATCACCACCGCCATGCAGTTCCTGCCGATGCTGCTGCTCGGCCTGTTCGGCGGCGTGCTCGCGGACCGGATGCCCAAGCGCCGGCTGCTGATCTACACCCAGGGCGCGATGGGCCTGCTGGCCGCCGGCCTCGCCGTGCTGACCGTCGGCGGCGTCGTGACGCCGTACTACGTGTACGTCTTCGCGCTGCTGCTCGGCCTGGTCACCGTGGTGGACAACCCGACCCGGCAGGCCTTCGTCTCCGAGATGGTCGGCCCGAAGGACCTCGCCAACGCGGTCAGCCTGAACGCCGCCAACTTCCAGACCGCCCGGCTGGTCGGCCCCGCCGTGGCGGGCCTGCTGATCGCCGCGGTCGGCAGCGGCTGGGCGTTCGCGGTGAACGCGCTCTCCTTCGCCGCCGTGATCGGCGGGCTGCTGGCCATGCGGCCGGCCGAACTGCGGCCGACCGCGCCGATCGCCCGCGAGAAGGGGCAGTTGCGCGAGGGCCTGCGGTACGTGAAGGAGCGGCCGGAGCTGCTCTTCCCGATGGTGCTGGCCGGGTTCATCGGCACCTTCGGCTTCAACTTCCCGACGCTGCTCTCCGGCTTCGCCTCCGACACCTTCCACGTCGGCGCCGGGCAGTACGGCCTGCTGAACACCGCGATGGCGGTCGGCTCGCTGACCGGCGCGCTGATCGCGGCCCGCCGGGGAGCGCCGAGGCTGCGCCGGCTCGTGGGCGCCGCGCTGGCCTTCGGGCTGCTGGAGGTGGTGGCCGCGTTCGCGCCCGGCTACTGGACCTTCGCCGCGCTGCTCACCCTGATCGGGGTGTTCGGGCTGAGCTTCAACACCTCGGTCAACGCCGCGCTGCAGCTGGCCACCGAGCCGGCGATGCGGGGCCGGGTGATGGGCCTGCTGGTGCTGGTCTTCACCGGCGGCACGCCGATCGGCGCGCCGATCGTGGGCTGGGTGACCGCCTCGTACGGGCCCCGGCTCGGCCTGCTGGCCTGCGGACTGGTCTCCGCGCTGGCGGCCGGTGTGGTCGGCCTGGTGCTGGCCCGCAGCGCCGACCTGCGGCTCCGCTTCGACCTGCACCCGGGGCACGGCGGACGCGTGGTGGCCTTCGTGCCGCGGACCGCGGCCCCGGCCAGGTCCGAGCTGGCGGCGGCCTGCTGA
- a CDS encoding GNAT family N-acetyltransferase, producing MEIRNGGPEDIPDILALLDGAVAWLAALGRTRQWGSEPFSATPARVEHIAKYAAEPFLLRLAVADDGRTVGSCVLSGDRPGYATAADEPEVYIRNLVTDRARKGSGIGAALVADAVEETRRRGVGLLRVDCYAGGDRRLVGRYRELGFTETEYFEVEQPDGGLWQGQILAIRV from the coding sequence ATGGAGATCCGCAACGGGGGTCCCGAGGACATCCCCGACATCCTCGCCCTGCTCGACGGCGCGGTGGCCTGGCTGGCCGCCCTGGGCCGGACCCGGCAGTGGGGCAGCGAGCCGTTCAGCGCCACCCCGGCCAGGGTCGAGCACATCGCCAAGTACGCCGCCGAACCGTTCCTGCTCCGGCTCGCGGTGGCCGACGACGGCCGGACGGTCGGCTCCTGCGTCCTCTCCGGGGACCGGCCCGGCTACGCCACCGCGGCGGACGAGCCCGAGGTGTACATCCGCAACCTGGTGACCGACCGGGCCCGGAAGGGCTCGGGGATCGGCGCCGCGCTGGTCGCCGACGCGGTCGAGGAGACCCGCCGCCGGGGCGTCGGCCTGCTCCGGGTGGACTGCTACGCCGGGGGCGACCGCAGACTGGTCGGCCGGTACCGGGAGCTCGGCTTCACCGAGACGGAGTACTTCGAGGTCGAGCAGCCGGACGGCGGCCTCTGGCAGGGCCAGATCCTGGCGATCCGGGTCTGA
- the thpR gene encoding RNA 2',3'-cyclic phosphodiesterase, translated as MRLFVAVLPPVAALQGLVDAVAPLHALPGADRLRWTAVEGWHLTLAFLGEVPVERLPELEEGLAAVAGVHSVHTLRLAGAGRFGDRVLWAGAEGQTWALRRLAEAVNDATAGTVGEVDAFSFHPHLTLARAGSTRGHRRAVQRVAAAELEGLALALGEYRGPEWEAAELHLVKSEHDGGFAHYETVRSWPLARWS; from the coding sequence ATGAGGCTCTTCGTGGCGGTGCTGCCGCCGGTGGCGGCGTTGCAGGGGCTGGTCGACGCGGTGGCGCCGTTGCACGCGCTGCCCGGGGCGGACCGGCTGCGCTGGACGGCGGTCGAGGGCTGGCACCTCACGCTGGCCTTCCTCGGCGAGGTGCCGGTCGAGCGGCTGCCGGAGCTGGAGGAGGGACTGGCCGCGGTGGCCGGGGTGCACTCCGTGCACACGCTGCGGCTGGCCGGCGCCGGACGGTTCGGGGACCGGGTGCTCTGGGCCGGGGCGGAGGGGCAGACCTGGGCGCTGCGCCGGCTGGCCGAGGCGGTGAACGACGCCACCGCCGGGACGGTCGGCGAGGTGGACGCGTTCAGCTTCCACCCGCACCTGACCCTGGCCCGGGCCGGCTCGACGCGCGGGCACCGGCGCGCGGTGCAGCGGGTGGCGGCGGCGGAGCTGGAGGGGCTGGCGCTGGCGCTCGGGGAGTACCGGGGGCCGGAGTGGGAGGCCGCCGAGCTGCACCTGGTGAAGAGCGAGCACGACGGCGGGTTCGCGCACTACGAGACCGTCCGCTCCTGGCCGCTGGCCCGCTGGAGCTGA
- a CDS encoding TetR/AcrR family transcriptional regulator — MATTSSPRTGTKDAKGAKDAAGRGGAGTAQRGRPRSFDREAALEQALRLFWERGYEATSVADLTGAMGIRPPSLYAAFGDKRALFDEVVARYRESHGAYSARALAEEPTARAGVARMLREAAAQATDPDHPWGCLLISSTVNCTSPEVAETVRALRNANVRALESLIRADVAAGHEPAGTDPAALARFTATVVQGMSQRARDGATRAELERVAADAMRVWP, encoded by the coding sequence ATGGCGACGACGAGCAGCCCGCGGACCGGCACGAAGGACGCGAAGGGCGCGAAGGACGCGGCCGGCAGGGGCGGCGCGGGCACCGCGCAGCGCGGCCGGCCCCGCTCCTTCGACCGCGAGGCCGCCCTGGAGCAGGCGCTCCGGCTGTTCTGGGAACGCGGCTACGAGGCGACCTCGGTCGCCGACCTCACCGGCGCCATGGGCATCCGCCCGCCGAGCCTCTACGCGGCCTTCGGCGACAAGCGCGCGCTCTTCGACGAGGTGGTCGCCCGCTACCGCGAGAGCCACGGCGCCTACTCCGCGCGCGCGCTCGCCGAGGAGCCCACCGCCCGGGCCGGGGTGGCCCGGATGCTGCGCGAGGCCGCCGCCCAGGCCACCGACCCCGACCACCCGTGGGGCTGCCTGCTGATCAGCTCCACCGTCAACTGCACCTCGCCCGAGGTGGCCGAGACCGTCCGGGCCCTGCGCAACGCCAACGTCCGCGCCCTGGAGTCACTGATCCGCGCCGACGTCGCCGCCGGGCACGAGCCGGCCGGGACCGACCCCGCGGCGCTGGCCCGGTTCACCGCGACCGTCGTCCAGGGCATGTCGCAGCGGGCCCGCGACGGTGCGACCCGGGCCGAACTGGAACGCGTCGCCGCGGACGCCATGCGGGTGTGGCCCTGA
- a CDS encoding SDR family oxidoreductase: MGSSTGRLAGKTALVTGGSRGIGRGIAERLGRDGALVAVHYGRNAAAAEEVVETIEHAGGRAFAIGAELGVPGGAEALWAAFDAGLVRHWQAGPEPAAGEEPGELDILVNNAGTGAYGRIHEVTGADFDKVFAVNARAPFFVVQQGLGRLRDGGRIVNVSSGVTRVAFPTAVAYAMTKGALNTLTLTLAEELGPRGITVNAVLPGVVDTDINPWLDDPRARAGAAAYSVFDRIGEAADVADIVSFLASDDARWVTGQNLDASGGSNLGV; the protein is encoded by the coding sequence ATGGGTTCGTCGACGGGCAGGCTGGCGGGGAAGACGGCGCTGGTCACGGGTGGCAGCCGGGGGATCGGGCGGGGCATCGCCGAGCGCCTGGGGCGGGACGGCGCACTGGTCGCCGTCCACTACGGACGGAACGCGGCGGCGGCCGAGGAGGTCGTCGAGACGATCGAGCACGCCGGCGGCCGGGCCTTCGCGATCGGTGCCGAGCTGGGCGTCCCGGGGGGCGCCGAGGCGCTCTGGGCCGCCTTCGACGCGGGGCTGGTCCGGCACTGGCAGGCCGGGCCGGAGCCGGCCGCGGGGGAGGAGCCGGGGGAGCTGGACATCCTGGTCAACAACGCCGGGACCGGCGCGTACGGGCGGATCCACGAGGTGACCGGGGCCGACTTCGACAAGGTCTTCGCGGTCAACGCGCGGGCGCCGTTCTTCGTCGTCCAGCAGGGCCTCGGCCGGCTCCGCGACGGCGGCCGGATCGTCAACGTCTCCTCCGGCGTCACCCGGGTGGCGTTCCCGACGGCGGTCGCCTACGCGATGACCAAGGGGGCGCTGAACACCCTGACGCTCACCCTCGCCGAGGAGCTGGGCCCGCGCGGGATCACCGTCAACGCGGTGCTGCCGGGCGTGGTGGACACCGACATCAACCCCTGGCTGGACGATCCGCGGGCGCGCGCCGGGGCCGCCGCCTACTCGGTCTTCGACCGGATCGGCGAGGCGGCCGACGTCGCGGACATCGTCTCGTTCCTGGCCTCCGACGACGCCCGCTGGGTCACCGGCCAGAACCTGGACGCGAGCGGCGGGTCCAACCTCGGCGTCTGA
- the serC gene encoding phosphoserine transaminase: MAQIQIPADIKPADGRFGCGPSKVRPEALSALAATETSLLGTSHRQAPVKNLVKRVREGVSSLFSLPEGYEVVLGNGGSTAFWDIAAFGLVREKSQHLDFGEFSSKFASSVKAAPWLAEPSVIKTAPGTHPLPVAEAGVDVYALTHNETSTGVAMPIARPAGGDEGSLVLVDATSGAGGLPVDITETDVYYFAPQKSFAAEGGLWLATFSPAALERAAAIAASGRYIPPFFDLPTAIDNSSKDQTYNTPSIATLFLLADQLEWLNGNGGLDWAVARTADSASRLYGWAEKSAFANPFVANPDERSQVVGTIDFDDAVDAAAVAKALRANGIVDTEPYRKLGRNQLRVAMFPAVDPADVEALTACIDYVVGQL, translated from the coding sequence GTGGCTCAGATCCAGATCCCCGCTGACATCAAGCCCGCAGACGGCCGTTTCGGCTGCGGCCCGTCCAAGGTGCGCCCCGAGGCCCTGAGTGCCCTCGCCGCCACCGAGACCTCCCTGCTCGGCACCTCACACCGCCAGGCCCCGGTCAAGAACCTGGTCAAGCGCGTGCGCGAGGGCGTGAGCAGCCTCTTCTCCCTCCCCGAGGGGTACGAGGTGGTTCTCGGCAACGGCGGGTCCACCGCCTTCTGGGACATCGCGGCCTTCGGCCTGGTGCGGGAGAAGTCCCAGCACCTCGACTTCGGAGAGTTCTCCTCCAAGTTCGCCTCCTCGGTCAAGGCCGCGCCCTGGCTCGCCGAGCCGAGCGTGATCAAGACCGCCCCCGGGACCCACCCGCTGCCGGTCGCCGAGGCCGGCGTGGACGTCTACGCGCTCACCCACAACGAGACCTCCACCGGTGTCGCGATGCCGATCGCGCGCCCGGCCGGCGGCGACGAGGGCTCGCTGGTCCTGGTGGACGCCACCTCGGGCGCCGGCGGCCTGCCGGTGGACATCACCGAGACCGACGTCTACTACTTCGCCCCGCAGAAGTCCTTCGCCGCCGAGGGCGGCCTCTGGCTGGCGACCTTCTCCCCGGCCGCCCTGGAGCGCGCCGCCGCGATCGCCGCCTCCGGCCGCTACATCCCGCCGTTCTTCGACCTGCCGACGGCCATCGACAACTCGTCGAAGGACCAGACGTACAACACCCCGTCGATCGCCACCCTGTTCCTGCTGGCCGACCAGCTGGAATGGCTGAACGGCAACGGCGGGCTCGACTGGGCCGTCGCCCGTACGGCTGATTCCGCGTCCCGCCTGTACGGCTGGGCCGAGAAGTCCGCGTTCGCCAACCCGTTCGTGGCGAACCCGGACGAGCGTTCGCAGGTCGTCGGCACGATCGACTTCGACGACGCGGTGGACGCCGCCGCCGTCGCCAAGGCACTGCGTGCCAACGGCATCGTCGACACCGAGCCGTACCGCAAGCTCGGCCGCAACCAGCTGCGCGTCGCGATGTTCCCGGCCGTCGACCCGGCCGACGTCGAGGCGCTCACCGCCTGCATCGACTACGTGGTCGGACAGCTCTGA
- a CDS encoding citrate synthase 2 — translation MSDFVPGLEGVVAFESEIAEPDREGGALRYRGVDIDDLVGHVSFGHVWGLLVDGKFNPGLPAAEPFPIPVHSGDIRVDVQSALAMLAPVWGLKPLLDIDAEQARDDLARAAVMALSYVAQSARGQGLPMVPQSEIDKAETVVERFMIRWRGEPDPKHVKAIDAYWTSAAEHGMNASTFTARVIASTGADVAAALSGAVGAMSGPLHGGAPSRVLGMIEEIERTGDATAWVKNALDKGERLMGFGHRVYRAEDPRARVLRRTAKELDAPRFEVAEALEKAALEELHNRRPDRVLATNVEFWAAIMLDFAEVPAHMFTSMFTCARTAGWSAHILEQKRTGRLVRPAARYIGPGSRSPRDIEGYDAIVH, via the coding sequence ATGTCCGACTTCGTACCCGGGCTCGAAGGTGTCGTCGCTTTCGAGAGCGAGATCGCCGAACCCGACCGTGAAGGCGGCGCCCTGCGGTACCGAGGCGTCGACATCGACGACCTGGTGGGCCACGTCTCCTTCGGCCACGTCTGGGGCCTGCTGGTCGACGGCAAGTTCAACCCCGGCCTGCCGGCCGCCGAACCGTTCCCGATCCCGGTCCACTCCGGTGACATCCGGGTCGACGTGCAGTCCGCCCTCGCCATGCTCGCCCCGGTCTGGGGCCTCAAGCCGCTGCTGGACATCGACGCCGAGCAGGCCCGCGACGACCTCGCGCGCGCCGCCGTCATGGCCCTCTCGTACGTGGCCCAGTCCGCCCGCGGCCAGGGCCTGCCGATGGTCCCGCAGAGCGAGATCGACAAGGCCGAGACCGTCGTCGAGCGGTTCATGATCCGCTGGCGGGGCGAGCCCGACCCGAAGCACGTCAAGGCCATCGACGCCTACTGGACGTCCGCCGCCGAGCACGGCATGAACGCCTCGACCTTCACCGCCCGCGTCATCGCCTCCACCGGCGCCGACGTCGCGGCCGCCCTCTCCGGCGCGGTCGGCGCGATGTCCGGCCCGCTGCACGGCGGCGCGCCGTCCCGGGTGCTCGGCATGATCGAGGAGATCGAGCGCACCGGCGACGCCACCGCCTGGGTCAAGAACGCGCTGGACAAGGGCGAGCGCCTGATGGGCTTCGGCCACCGCGTCTACCGCGCCGAGGACCCGCGCGCCCGCGTGCTGCGCCGCACCGCCAAGGAGCTCGACGCGCCGCGCTTCGAGGTCGCCGAGGCGCTGGAGAAGGCCGCGCTGGAGGAGCTGCACAACCGGCGTCCGGACCGCGTGCTGGCCACCAACGTCGAGTTCTGGGCCGCCATCATGCTGGACTTCGCCGAGGTCCCCGCGCACATGTTCACCTCGATGTTCACCTGCGCCCGGACGGCCGGCTGGTCGGCGCACATCCTGGAGCAGAAGCGCACGGGCCGGCTCGTGCGCCCCGCCGCGCGCTACATCGGCCCCGGCTCGCGCAGCCCCCGCGACATCGAGGGCTACGACGCCATCGTGCACTGA
- the pdxH gene encoding pyridoxamine 5'-phosphate oxidase — MRKHYAHEGLVEDGLAAEPVAQFTRWFHDADGAGVVEPNAMVLSTADAAGRPSSRTVLLKGFDARGFVFFTNYGSRKGTELAANPHAALLFPWIALARQVIVQGRVEKVGRDETAAYFRTRPHGSQLGAWASEQSSPVASREVLEQRYAELERRYPEGEGVPVPPFWGGYRVVPESVEFWQGRENRLHDRLRYLADPAAPTGWRVERLCP, encoded by the coding sequence ATGCGCAAGCACTACGCGCACGAGGGACTGGTCGAGGACGGACTCGCCGCCGAACCGGTCGCCCAGTTCACCCGGTGGTTCCACGACGCGGACGGGGCCGGGGTGGTGGAACCCAACGCGATGGTGCTCTCCACCGCCGACGCCGCGGGGCGGCCCAGCTCGCGGACCGTCCTGCTCAAGGGGTTCGACGCCCGCGGCTTCGTCTTCTTCACCAACTACGGCTCGCGCAAGGGCACCGAGCTGGCCGCCAACCCGCACGCGGCGCTGCTCTTCCCGTGGATCGCGCTGGCCCGCCAGGTGATCGTCCAGGGCCGGGTGGAGAAGGTCGGCCGGGACGAGACCGCCGCCTACTTCCGGACCCGCCCGCACGGTTCCCAGCTCGGCGCCTGGGCCAGCGAGCAGTCCAGCCCGGTCGCCTCCCGCGAGGTGCTGGAGCAGCGCTACGCCGAGCTGGAGCGGCGCTACCCGGAGGGCGAGGGGGTGCCGGTGCCGCCGTTCTGGGGCGGGTACCGGGTGGTGCCGGAGAGCGTCGAGTTCTGGCAGGGCCGGGAGAACCGGCTGCACGACCGGCTGCGCTACCTGGCAGACCCGGCCGCGCCGACCGGCTGGCGGGTGGAGCGGCTCTGCCCGTGA
- the fxsA gene encoding FxSxx-COOH cyclophane-containing RiPP peptide has product MGVSGAETASGLGSDLVDVTALPLGELDALPDTVLGELLRRVVADALAPGAEPFAAFQSAL; this is encoded by the coding sequence ATGGGCGTCAGCGGCGCGGAAACCGCCTCCGGGCTCGGCTCCGACCTGGTGGACGTCACCGCCCTGCCGCTCGGCGAGCTCGACGCGCTGCCCGACACCGTGCTCGGCGAACTCCTGCGCCGGGTCGTCGCGGACGCCCTCGCCCCCGGGGCCGAACCGTTCGCGGCCTTCCAGTCCGCGCTCTAG
- a CDS encoding TIR-like protein FxsC yields the protein MRPYFFFSYARRDYEAEDAFVDQFFNDLRDELGLIEPSAGADEIAYRDTERLRLGDNWEQQLARMLARCRTMVALYSPAYFASLYCGKEWTAFRGRVRRHEELAGDVVPALIPVLWESLPDALPDEVLKIQYVQQGMGETYVRSGLRDLLRTDPLGAEYRQVVRVVAERVRDAAGRRLTELPDFDLGAVRGYFPVAPPVRSAPTAGMVRLFVAAGRASDPPPARSADREPGDAAADRDGPVRRGGWYGAKPWHWAPYHPPTHPSLVVRAQQVITAAGHTTTLEEVAPGLGDRLDQAREDNQVSVLLVDPWVAGSDAYRTALREYDEQNHPVTGVVVPVGSGDPAAGPERDALWSGVRGVFRRSWLRRSDPEQLFRVAVPRESFDNQLTIMVTVAQNKLMDDNFDWGDDGEGAVFGLGPGGAEAGPAMPGLAVPAWPPGPRRSPDGAAVPLKGEHDDVR from the coding sequence ATGCGGCCGTACTTCTTCTTCAGCTACGCGCGTCGCGACTACGAGGCGGAGGACGCCTTCGTCGACCAGTTCTTCAACGACCTGAGGGACGAACTCGGCCTGATCGAACCCTCCGCCGGCGCCGACGAGATCGCCTACCGGGACACCGAACGGCTCCGCCTCGGCGACAACTGGGAGCAGCAGCTGGCCCGGATGCTGGCCCGCTGCCGCACCATGGTGGCGCTCTACTCCCCGGCCTACTTCGCCAGCCTCTATTGCGGCAAGGAGTGGACGGCCTTCCGCGGCCGGGTCCGCCGGCACGAGGAGCTGGCCGGCGACGTCGTCCCGGCGCTCATCCCGGTGCTCTGGGAGTCCCTGCCCGACGCGCTGCCCGACGAGGTCCTGAAGATCCAGTACGTCCAGCAGGGCATGGGCGAGACCTACGTCCGCTCCGGCCTGCGCGACCTGCTGCGCACCGACCCGCTCGGCGCCGAGTACCGGCAGGTCGTCCGGGTGGTCGCCGAACGGGTCCGGGACGCCGCCGGCCGCCGGCTCACCGAACTGCCCGACTTCGACCTCGGCGCCGTCCGCGGCTACTTCCCGGTGGCGCCCCCGGTGCGCTCCGCCCCCACGGCCGGGATGGTCCGGCTCTTCGTCGCGGCCGGGCGGGCCTCCGACCCGCCGCCCGCCCGGAGCGCGGACCGGGAGCCCGGCGACGCCGCCGCCGACCGGGACGGGCCCGTCCGCCGGGGCGGCTGGTACGGCGCCAAGCCCTGGCACTGGGCCCCGTACCACCCGCCGACCCACCCGTCCCTGGTGGTCCGCGCGCAGCAGGTGATCACCGCGGCCGGGCACACCACCACGCTGGAGGAGGTCGCCCCGGGCCTCGGCGACCGCCTCGACCAGGCCCGCGAGGACAACCAGGTGAGCGTGCTGCTGGTGGACCCGTGGGTGGCCGGCAGCGACGCCTACCGGACGGCGCTGCGCGAGTACGACGAGCAGAACCACCCGGTCACCGGAGTGGTGGTGCCGGTCGGCAGCGGCGACCCGGCCGCCGGGCCGGAGCGCGACGCGCTCTGGTCCGGCGTGCGCGGCGTGTTCCGCCGGAGCTGGCTGCGCCGGAGCGATCCGGAGCAGTTGTTCCGCGTCGCGGTGCCCCGGGAGAGCTTCGACAACCAGCTCACCATCATGGTGACGGTCGCTCAGAACAAGCTCATGGACGACAACTTCGATTGGGGGGACGATGGCGAGGGTGCCGTCTTCGGCCTCGGTCCGGGCGGCGCGGAGGCCGGTCCGGCGATGCCCGGGCTGGCCGTTCCGGCGTGGCCACCGGGCCCTCGCCGCAGCCCGGACGGCGCGGCAGTGCCGCTGAAGGGGGAGCACGACGATGTTCGCTGA